One Succinivibrio dextrinosolvens DNA window includes the following coding sequences:
- a CDS encoding helix-turn-helix transcriptional regulator translates to MAEINNKKEKSVKKEDIKHGSNAFPIASYRYNGNNFTKLLYAHWHTEVEVLCFEKGRFILNIETSPLVVDSPAMLLIPSKMIHSIALPGDAVESAIVFNAEIMRFAYYDKLQSNLYDYLYSTIRKTPFIVKPEFDGYQKLLEDFEYIRDNCKSKELMTQYTVKIKILDLFMEFERSGIFKNLELNTPFEKLRQEKLKELLEWIHDHHSGPLSVSDASKRMNFSEAYFCRFFKKAMNMSFIEYVNDYRLQMAADDILRGEKQISDVASDHGFDNESYFFRLFKKKYGITPLKYRQN, encoded by the coding sequence ATGGCTGAGATAAATAACAAAAAAGAAAAATCTGTAAAGAAGGAAGATATCAAGCATGGATCAAATGCTTTTCCAATCGCAAGTTACAGATATAACGGCAATAATTTCACTAAGCTCCTTTATGCTCACTGGCATACAGAGGTTGAGGTTCTGTGTTTTGAAAAGGGAAGATTTATCCTGAATATTGAAACATCACCTTTGGTTGTTGATTCTCCTGCTATGCTGCTTATACCTTCAAAGATGATTCACAGTATAGCCTTACCTGGCGATGCCGTTGAGAGTGCTATTGTTTTTAACGCTGAGATTATGCGTTTTGCGTATTATGATAAACTGCAGAGCAATCTTTATGATTATCTGTACAGTACCATAAGAAAAACACCTTTCATTGTAAAACCTGAATTTGATGGATATCAAAAGCTCTTAGAAGACTTTGAATATATCAGAGACAACTGTAAATCCAAGGAACTTATGACTCAATATACGGTTAAGATTAAGATTCTTGATTTGTTCATGGAGTTTGAACGTTCTGGTATTTTTAAGAATCTTGAACTTAATACCCCATTTGAAAAGCTTAGACAGGAAAAGCTAAAAGAACTCTTAGAGTGGATCCATGATCATCACTCGGGTCCTTTGTCTGTTTCTGATGCCTCAAAACGTATGAATTTCTCTGAGGCTTATTTCTGCAGATTTTTCAAAAAAGCAATGAATATGAGCTTTATTGAGTACGTGAATGACTACAGACTGCAGATGGCTGCGGACGATATTCTAAGAGGTGAAAAGCAGATTTCAGATGTTGCATCAGATCATGGCTTTGATAACGAGTCATATTTCTTCAGACTGTTTAAAAAGAAATACGGAATTACTCCGTTGAAGTATCGTCAGAATTAG
- the malE gene encoding maltose/maltodextrin ABC transporter substrate-binding protein MalE — protein MKKTILASAICAVTLGLSMSANAAIEKDQLTIWVNGDKGYNGIAKVGEKFTADTGIKVTVAHPDQVEVKFQQTAATGNGPDLIMWAHDRFGEWSKAGLISPITVSDKVKAKFADVGWEAMTIDGKIVGYPVAIEAVSLICNNKFVKSQPENFEDLMKLGDELKKDGVKPIIWAYTTPYFSYPLIAAQGGYAFKKTANGYDVKDTGVANAGSKAGLNFIKTLLDKGYMDKGADYGVMEAQFTKNKAACIINGPWGWPNYDQSKVDFTVYKLPKLGGKDAKAFVGVTGLAMNSASPNKDLAVEFLENYLLTDEGLEAVNNDKAMGVVALKSFQQKLDKDPRIATTKVNAENGEPMPSVPEMSKFWSSLETALKNVTSGRQGVEEAANTAAKRIVSE, from the coding sequence ATGAAGAAAACAATCTTAGCTTCTGCGATTTGTGCTGTTACATTGGGTCTATCAATGTCAGCTAATGCAGCAATTGAGAAGGATCAGTTAACCATCTGGGTTAACGGCGATAAAGGATATAACGGTATAGCCAAAGTTGGTGAGAAATTCACCGCTGACACCGGCATCAAGGTTACCGTTGCTCATCCTGACCAGGTAGAAGTTAAATTCCAGCAGACCGCTGCAACCGGCAATGGCCCTGATTTAATCATGTGGGCTCATGACCGTTTCGGTGAGTGGTCAAAGGCAGGCTTGATTTCTCCTATCACTGTAAGCGATAAAGTAAAGGCTAAATTCGCTGATGTTGGCTGGGAAGCAATGACTATTGATGGCAAGATTGTTGGTTATCCTGTTGCTATCGAGGCTGTTTCTCTAATCTGTAACAACAAGTTTGTTAAGTCACAGCCTGAGAATTTTGAAGATTTAATGAAGCTAGGGGACGAGCTGAAGAAAGACGGTGTTAAGCCTATTATCTGGGCTTACACCACTCCATACTTCTCATACCCTCTGATTGCTGCTCAGGGTGGTTATGCTTTCAAGAAAACTGCTAACGGCTATGACGTAAAAGATACTGGTGTTGCAAATGCCGGTTCAAAGGCAGGTCTGAACTTCATTAAGACTCTTTTAGACAAGGGCTATATGGATAAGGGCGCAGATTACGGTGTAATGGAAGCCCAGTTCACTAAGAATAAGGCAGCATGTATCATTAACGGTCCATGGGGCTGGCCAAACTATGATCAGTCAAAAGTTGACTTCACAGTCTATAAATTACCTAAGCTGGGTGGCAAGGATGCAAAGGCTTTTGTTGGTGTAACAGGTCTTGCAATGAACTCTGCTTCTCCAAATAAGGATCTTGCTGTTGAATTCCTTGAGAACTATCTATTAACCGACGAAGGTCTTGAAGCTGTTAATAACGACAAGGCAATGGGTGTAGTTGCTCTTAAGTCCTTCCAGCAAAAGCTTGATAAAGATCCTCGCATTGCAACTACCAAAGTTAACGCTGAAAACGGCGAACCAATGCCTTCAGTTCCTGAGATGAGCAAGTTCTGGTCTTCACTGGAAACTGCTTTAAAGAATGTAACTTCAGGCCGTCAGGGTGTTGAAGAGGCTGCAAATACAGCTGCAAAGCGTATTGTAAGCGAATAG
- a CDS encoding transcriptional repressor gives MFDENESFNVNALTEDTIRKLEASGLRMTVQRRRIIEILTSSKCTSPKELWYEAKQFVPDLGIATVYRLINRLEQIGLISKNRNLGMQRVEPRLGVVADEKGRKILNEGTVKDLELLIKHGLVQRGTISSMNNVRLSLVGDKINVTVI, from the coding sequence ATGTTTGATGAAAACGAATCCTTTAACGTTAATGCATTAACCGAAGATACAATTCGTAAGCTTGAGGCAAGTGGGCTAAGAATGACAGTTCAAAGACGTCGTATCATTGAAATTCTTACTTCAAGTAAATGCACTTCTCCTAAAGAGTTATGGTATGAAGCTAAACAGTTTGTTCCTGATTTAGGCATTGCCACTGTATATCGTCTGATTAACCGTCTTGAACAGATCGGTCTGATTTCAAAAAATAGAAATCTCGGTATGCAGAGAGTTGAACCAAGATTAGGCGTGGTTGCAGATGAGAAGGGCAGAAAGATTTTAAACGAAGGTACCGTCAAGGATTTGGAATTATTAATTAAACATGGACTGGTTCAACGCGGTACAATATCTTCAATGAATAATGTTCGCCTTTCACTTGTAGGTGATAAAATTAACGTAACTGTAATTTAA
- a CDS encoding metal-dependent transcriptional regulator, producing the protein MEKIKSAPSALDAVPEAVQKKTGEIAESGETYLETILVIKERRSNGLVRAVDVANELKLSKPSVSRGLGLLKEKDLIRIGLAGDIEFTPEGRKLAESVFKRHQYLTVFFKSVANVPSDVAESDACRIEHVISDKTMKGIIKYLKDHELV; encoded by the coding sequence ATGGAAAAAATTAAGAGTGCTCCGTCAGCATTAGATGCAGTTCCAGAGGCTGTTCAGAAAAAAACAGGAGAAATTGCAGAATCTGGAGAAACCTATCTTGAGACTATTCTTGTGATAAAGGAAAGAAGATCAAATGGTCTAGTTAGGGCTGTTGATGTTGCTAATGAGTTAAAACTAAGTAAGCCTAGTGTATCTCGCGGACTTGGCCTTTTAAAGGAAAAGGATCTTATCAGAATCGGTCTTGCAGGTGATATTGAGTTTACTCCTGAGGGAAGAAAACTTGCTGAATCTGTATTCAAGCGTCATCAATATCTGACAGTTTTCTTTAAGAGTGTTGCCAATGTTCCTTCGGATGTCGCAGAAAGTGACGCCTGTAGAATAGAACACGTTATTTCTGATAAGACAATGAAAGGGATTATCAAGTATCTAAAGGATCATGAGTTGGTATAA
- the malF gene encoding maltose ABC transporter permease MalF: MILSSIQDKKLCPKVAMKWTIVLLIVLVNLYADVCMYINGDIAYPLLDLVLVGVGVYVFVSKKMYAQRYAFPAVAGMTAFIIFPLIYTLWISFTNYSGAHVMSVENAMKYHLKKTFKTEGSDYDFKLYDLGNGKYDLLLSKDGESFKLDKPVALVQNSDADNDNIKPISINLVKASSDSVQGTVVPMRQMLTLKNNIQRLNLHLAEKKQDLTLSGLRKFSAEDEKFVPLKKGMTAENGYVVKEHNALWDVQSKQLFLPNMETGYYQYANEKGELQGEEFAPGFKVGVGLKNYVKFLSNESIRMPFLKIFTWTVCFSGLTVIITLAIGLVLACLVQWEFLRFKGIYRVFLILPYAVPSFISILVFKGLFNQNFGELNVFLNAVMAPIYNFLGLEWSSIEWFTDPWAARGMILIVNCWLGYPYMMILCMGLLKSIPDDLYEATAIEGASPWTNLKCITLPLLIKPLAPLLIASFAFNFNNFVLIQLLTSGGPDIIEATQAPAGYTDLLVSFTYRIAFEGGKGNDYGLAAAVATMIFIVVGLLSLLQLKFAKNSAMQQ, from the coding sequence ATGATTCTGTCATCGATTCAGGATAAGAAACTTTGTCCAAAAGTCGCTATGAAATGGACAATTGTTTTACTAATTGTTCTTGTAAATTTATATGCTGATGTCTGCATGTATATTAACGGAGATATTGCATATCCTCTGCTTGATCTTGTACTTGTGGGTGTTGGTGTATATGTTTTTGTAAGCAAGAAAATGTATGCTCAGCGCTATGCATTCCCTGCTGTAGCCGGCATGACTGCATTTATTATCTTCCCTCTGATCTATACTCTCTGGATTTCATTCACCAATTATTCTGGTGCTCATGTTATGAGTGTAGAAAATGCCATGAAGTATCATCTGAAGAAAACCTTTAAGACGGAGGGGAGTGATTACGATTTCAAACTGTACGATCTTGGTAACGGCAAGTATGACCTTCTTCTAAGCAAAGATGGAGAGTCATTCAAACTTGATAAGCCTGTTGCTCTGGTACAGAATTCAGATGCTGATAATGACAATATAAAACCAATTTCAATTAACCTTGTGAAAGCTAGTTCAGACTCTGTCCAGGGAACTGTTGTTCCTATGAGACAGATGCTGACTTTAAAGAATAATATTCAAAGACTGAATCTGCATCTGGCTGAGAAAAAACAGGATCTGACCTTAAGCGGTCTTAGAAAGTTCAGTGCTGAGGATGAAAAGTTCGTTCCTCTTAAAAAAGGTATGACAGCAGAAAACGGCTACGTGGTTAAAGAACACAATGCCTTATGGGATGTTCAGTCCAAGCAGCTGTTTCTTCCTAACATGGAAACTGGCTACTACCAGTATGCAAATGAAAAGGGAGAACTTCAAGGCGAGGAATTTGCTCCTGGTTTTAAAGTTGGTGTCGGCTTAAAGAATTATGTTAAGTTCCTATCTAACGAAAGCATTCGTATGCCTTTCCTTAAGATTTTTACCTGGACTGTATGTTTCTCCGGTTTAACTGTGATTATTACTCTGGCAATAGGTCTTGTACTTGCCTGCCTTGTTCAGTGGGAGTTCCTTCGCTTTAAGGGGATCTATAGAGTATTTCTGATTCTTCCTTACGCAGTACCATCATTCATTTCAATTCTGGTTTTCAAAGGTCTTTTCAATCAGAATTTCGGTGAACTTAATGTGTTCTTAAACGCAGTAATGGCTCCTATATATAATTTCCTTGGACTAGAGTGGTCATCTATTGAATGGTTCACAGACCCTTGGGCAGCCCGAGGCATGATCCTGATTGTTAACTGTTGGCTTGGTTATCCATATATGATGATCCTATGCATGGGTCTTTTAAAATCAATTCCTGATGATCTTTATGAGGCTACTGCAATTGAAGGGGCAAGTCCATGGACTAACCTCAAATGCATAACTCTGCCTCTGCTGATTAAACCATTGGCTCCGCTGTTAATTGCATCCTTTGCCTTCAACTTCAATAATTTCGTTCTGATTCAGCTTCTGACTTCAGGTGGTCCAGACATTATTGAAGCTACTCAGGCTCCTGCAGGTTACACTGATTTGCTTGTAAGC